In the genome of Streptomyces globosus, one region contains:
- a CDS encoding TetR/AcrR family transcriptional regulator has translation MAKHAPLTRERVLAAAVRVADEGGIAALTIRSLAQELGVRPMSLYHHVPNKEAIVDGIVDAVFAEIDLPPADADWRSALHHRAHSARAVLRRHPWATAVMDSRSHPGPATLRHHDAVIATLRRGGFPFALAAHAFSLLDSYVYGFALTEAALPFEPGEVEGAVADFLGQFPAQAYPHLAEFAREHVMQPGYDHGAEFDYGLDLILDGLERRLAP, from the coding sequence ATGGCCAAGCACGCTCCGCTCACCCGGGAGCGGGTGCTCGCCGCGGCGGTCCGCGTCGCGGACGAGGGCGGCATCGCCGCCCTGACGATCAGGTCCCTGGCGCAGGAGCTCGGCGTCAGGCCGATGTCGCTGTACCACCATGTGCCGAACAAGGAGGCGATCGTCGACGGCATCGTCGACGCCGTCTTCGCCGAGATCGACCTGCCGCCCGCCGACGCGGACTGGCGCAGCGCGCTGCACCACCGCGCCCACTCGGCCCGCGCCGTACTGCGCCGCCACCCCTGGGCGACCGCGGTCATGGACTCGCGGTCCCACCCCGGCCCGGCCACCCTGCGCCACCACGACGCGGTGATCGCCACGCTGCGGCGGGGCGGCTTCCCCTTCGCGCTCGCCGCGCACGCGTTCTCGCTGCTGGACAGCTACGTCTACGGCTTCGCACTGACCGAGGCGGCCCTGCCGTTCGAGCCCGGGGAGGTGGAAGGGGCCGTCGCGGACTTCCTCGGGCAGTTCCCCGCGCAGGCGTACCCGCATCTCGCGGAGTTCGCCCGGGAGCACGTCATGCAGCCCGGCTACGACCACGGCGCCGAGTTCGACTACGGGCTGGACCTCATCCTCGACGGCCTCGAACGCCGCCTCGCCCCCTGA
- a CDS encoding metallophosphoesterase has product MSAALAVAAVLLVLSVLALVHRWLWVRLVRDTTRPGGAARRVGTVLAFTLPLLSLAALTAGRAGAPFPVQQAVAWPGYLWLAVLLYLSMAVLVTEPVRAVLLRRGSGRGAAARPEPRTEDPQPDLQPRPEPQPASAGAAASAAAPSRPAPAGGPPPERPRDPAQPAAGTAPGAGAAPAADPDAGAEAAGLSRRVFVARALAGAAAAAAAGTVGYGTYGVLRGPSVKRVRVPLAKLPRAAHGFRIAVVSDVHIGPVLGRAHTARVVEAVNGTQPDLIAIVGDLVDGDVADLGPAAEPLARLRARHGAFFVTGNHEYFSGAQQWIDHVRELGVTPLENARRMLPYFDLAGVNDVQGEREGAGPDFRAALGDRDRGRAAVLMAHQPVVIHEAVRHGVDLQLSGHTHGGQLWPGEYLADLANPTVAGLERYGDTQLYVSRGAGAWGPPVRVGAPSDITVVELASYQA; this is encoded by the coding sequence ATGAGCGCGGCCCTGGCCGTCGCGGCCGTCCTGCTGGTCCTGTCCGTGCTGGCACTGGTCCACCGGTGGCTGTGGGTCCGCCTGGTGCGCGACACGACGCGTCCGGGCGGGGCGGCCCGCCGGGTGGGCACCGTGCTCGCCTTCACCCTGCCGCTCCTCTCCCTGGCCGCCCTCACCGCGGGGCGCGCCGGTGCGCCCTTCCCCGTCCAACAGGCGGTGGCCTGGCCGGGTTACCTCTGGCTGGCCGTCCTGCTGTACCTGAGCATGGCCGTCCTCGTGACGGAGCCGGTGCGCGCGGTCCTGCTCCGGCGCGGCTCCGGCCGCGGCGCGGCCGCGCGGCCGGAGCCCCGGACCGAGGACCCGCAGCCGGACCTGCAGCCCCGGCCGGAGCCGCAGCCCGCGTCCGCCGGCGCGGCGGCCTCCGCCGCGGCGCCTTCGCGGCCGGCTCCGGCGGGCGGGCCGCCCCCGGAGCGCCCGCGAGACCCGGCGCAGCCCGCCGCCGGTACGGCCCCCGGGGCCGGAGCCGCTCCCGCCGCCGACCCGGACGCGGGGGCGGAGGCCGCCGGCCTGAGCCGGCGGGTGTTCGTCGCCCGCGCCCTCGCCGGCGCCGCGGCCGCCGCCGCGGCGGGGACCGTCGGGTACGGGACGTACGGGGTGCTGCGCGGGCCGAGCGTGAAGCGGGTGCGGGTGCCGCTGGCCAAGCTGCCCCGCGCGGCGCACGGCTTCCGGATAGCCGTCGTCAGCGACGTCCACATCGGCCCGGTCCTGGGCCGGGCGCACACCGCCCGCGTCGTCGAGGCCGTCAACGGCACCCAGCCCGACCTGATCGCGATCGTCGGCGACCTCGTCGACGGGGACGTGGCCGACCTCGGTCCCGCGGCCGAGCCGCTCGCCCGGCTCCGCGCCCGGCACGGCGCCTTCTTCGTCACCGGCAACCACGAGTACTTCTCCGGCGCGCAGCAGTGGATCGACCACGTCCGCGAACTGGGCGTGACCCCGCTGGAGAACGCGCGCCGCATGCTGCCGTACTTCGACCTGGCGGGCGTCAACGACGTCCAGGGGGAGCGGGAGGGCGCCGGCCCGGACTTCCGTGCCGCCCTCGGGGACCGCGACCGCGGGCGCGCAGCCGTCCTGATGGCCCACCAGCCGGTCGTGATCCACGAAGCGGTCCGGCACGGGGTCGACCTCCAGCTGTCGGGCCACACGCACGGCGGCCAGCTCTGGCCGGGCGAGTACCTGGCCGACCTCGCGAACCCGACCGTGGCCGGCCTGGAGCGCTACGGCGACACCCAGCTGTACGTGTCGCGGGGCGCGGGCGCCTGGGGCCCGCCGGTCCGGGTCGGCGCCCCGTCCGACATCACGGTCGTCGAACTGGCCTCGTACCAGGCCTGA